A genomic segment from Oncorhynchus clarkii lewisi isolate Uvic-CL-2024 chromosome 14, UVic_Ocla_1.0, whole genome shotgun sequence encodes:
- the LOC139365981 gene encoding uncharacterized protein isoform X1, producing the protein MSQPSPSVDTQTLLQSMLQRLRLQPGSETQHGRQDQAPHGPTTAAQGQGEDGGRPWANAIGNGALGLSPADDVRAAEGKGGCEKARKSEMWRLDSREEFGIPVRDCNFGGSIRKGKGEEGRKQPTGSLPKLDRGQMVSSPSAAQGAPVLAPLQDAGSVRGDPGGSVGALPTVMTFTGTQTGNEGHIDASPLSNSSLSSKTKGAQNHDRSVLMASNSDFIPFDMGTQMERWRTLGYGGSEVPGHGDVMKIKSPGQGVAENTSSTKSMKRLTQRIKEKWRDRQESLGKKRKAEDGVREERKDAKQVKFQLLTRDDNVTKMSNKEGYTTTQSLIREGQGEAPPTLSEDSGTAGQFRSPSSFEFGLGSFSLLEEILTGQEWARFLNPSQVDTLANQTPAEEVTNQLETSQRRPQDHESGRSTMTLDRVSQSGNVNSQWDFRQSELDQSYDRSADVSSSVNMNITEQSPVQEQNSKCELIQSAPKEYGHVQSQTSSDEVRPNHIPVLEFSFIKPVEVLGSSALKSRVHMNRKREHRSQERKEERECLKGEGGERLQDNSVPSDEEEREEGDNFMMPVYPLKSSLSPLPPSSPSSSSTSHPLVTRSILRHSVFQDSESSLSMETVTKKRRMSKSRHVRFSEEVVTMPPSLLIQQYPDSEEDCGTEDDSTLEENAVMEEVVPMMPQPAAALPAWILALRRKTRKKHRH; encoded by the exons ATGTCTCAGCCAAGCCCCTCCGTTGACACCCAGACTCTGCTTCAGTCCATGCTCCAGAGACTGAGGCTCCAGCCTGGCTCAGAGACCCAGCACGGCAGGCAGGACCAGGCCCCCCACGGCCCCACCACAGCTGCCCAGGGCCagggggaggatggggggagACCTTGGGCTAACGCCATTGGCAATGGGGCTCTGGGACTGTCTCCGGCTGATGATGTCAGAGCAGctgagggaaaagggggatgTGAGAAGGCCAGGAAAAGTGAGATGTGGAGGTTGGACTCCAGGGAGGAGTTTGGGATACCTGTGAGGGACTGTAATTTTGGGGGATCCATtcggaaagggaaaggggaggaagggaggaagcaACCCACTGGCAGTCTCCCCAAGTTGGACAGGGGACAGATGGTGTCATCCCCTTCGGCTGCTCAGGGTGCCCCTGTCCTCGCCCCCTTACAGGATGCTGGCAGTGTAAGAGGTGACCCAGGGGGGTCAGTGGGGGCTCTGCCAACAGTGATGACCTTCACAGGAACTCAAACCGGGAACGAGGGCCACATTGACGCATCACCTCTCAGTAACTCATCTCTAAGCTCCAAGACCAAGGGTGCTCAGAACCATGACCGGTCGGTTCTAATGGCGTCAAACTCTGACTTTATTCCATTTGACATGGGGACTCAAATGGAGAGGTGGCGGACTTTGGGCTATGGGGGGTCGGAGGTTCCGGGACATGGAGATGTCATGAAGATTAAGTCACCTGGTCAAGGTGTAGCAGAAAACACCTCGTCAACTAAGTCGATGAAGAGATTGACACAGAGGATAAAGGAGAAATGGAGGGACAGGCAGGAGAGTTTAGGGAAGAAAAGGAAAGCGgaggatggagtgagagaagaaAGGAAAGATGCAAAACAAGTTAAA TTTCAGCTGTTAACCAGAGATGATAACGTCACTAAGATGTCCAATAAAGAAGGCTATACGACCACTCAGTCACTAATCAGAGAGGGCCAGGGGGAAGCCCCTCCCACTCTGTCAGAAGACAGCGGTACAGCGGGTCAGTTCAG ATCCCCAAGTTCCTTTGAGTTCGGCCTTGGGTCCTTTAGCTTGTTGGAGGAGATCCTCACAGGGCAGGAGTGGGCCAGGTTTCTAAATCCATCACAAGTAGACACCTTAGCCAATCAAACACCAGCTGAAGAGGTCACCAATCAATTAGAGACCAGCCAGAGACGGCCACAAGATCATGAGAGCGGCCGATCAACTATGACCTTGGACAGAGTCAGCCAATCAGGAAATGTGAACAGTCAGTGGGACTTCAGACAAAGTGAATTGGACCAAAGTTATGATAGAAGCGCTGATGTTTCTTCATCTGTCAATATGAATATCACAGAACAAAGCCCTGTccaagaacagaacagtaaaTGTGAACTCATCCAATCGGCACCAAAGGAATACGGTCATGTCCAATCACAAACCAGTTCTGATGAAGTGAGGCCAAATCATATACCTGTGTTAGAGTTCTCCTTCATTAAG CCAGTGGAGGTCTTGGGCAGCTCTGCCCTGAAGAGCAGGGTCCACATGAACAGAAAAAGAGAGCACCGGTcacaggagaggaaagaagagagagaatgtttaaaaggagaggggggagagagattaCAAGACAACTCAGTCCCATctgatgaggaagagagggaagagggggacaACTTCATGATGCCTGTCTATCCCCTGAAatcctccctttcccctctccctccatcctccccctcttcctcctccacctcacaTCCCCTTGTCACCCGAAGTATACTGCGACACTCAGTGTTTCAAGATTCAGAGTCCTCACTATCAATGGAAACAGTGACCAAAAAG agGCGGATGTCAAAATCTCGTCACGTGCGGTTCTCTGAGGAGGTAGTTACCATGCCGCCCAGCCTCCTGATCCAGCAGTATCCTGATTCAGAGGAGGATTGTGGAACAGAGGATGACTCCACGCTAGAGGAGAATGCAGTGATGGAGGAAGTTGTGCCGATGATGCCACAGCCCGCTGCTGCTCTCCCCGCCTGGATATTAGCTCTGAGGAGGAAGACAAGGAAGAAACACAGACACTGA
- the LOC139365981 gene encoding uncharacterized protein isoform X2, protein MLQRLRLQPGSETQHGRQDQAPHGPTTAAQGQGEDGGRPWANAIGNGALGLSPADDVRAAEGKGGCEKARKSEMWRLDSREEFGIPVRDCNFGGSIRKGKGEEGRKQPTGSLPKLDRGQMVSSPSAAQGAPVLAPLQDAGSVRGDPGGSVGALPTVMTFTGTQTGNEGHIDASPLSNSSLSSKTKGAQNHDRSVLMASNSDFIPFDMGTQMERWRTLGYGGSEVPGHGDVMKIKSPGQGVAENTSSTKSMKRLTQRIKEKWRDRQESLGKKRKAEDGVREERKDAKQVKFQLLTRDDNVTKMSNKEGYTTTQSLIREGQGEAPPTLSEDSGTAGQFRSPSSFEFGLGSFSLLEEILTGQEWARFLNPSQVDTLANQTPAEEVTNQLETSQRRPQDHESGRSTMTLDRVSQSGNVNSQWDFRQSELDQSYDRSADVSSSVNMNITEQSPVQEQNSKCELIQSAPKEYGHVQSQTSSDEVRPNHIPVLEFSFIKPVEVLGSSALKSRVHMNRKREHRSQERKEERECLKGEGGERLQDNSVPSDEEEREEGDNFMMPVYPLKSSLSPLPPSSPSSSSTSHPLVTRSILRHSVFQDSESSLSMETVTKKRRMSKSRHVRFSEEVVTMPPSLLIQQYPDSEEDCGTEDDSTLEENAVMEEVVPMMPQPAAALPAWILALRRKTRKKHRH, encoded by the exons ATGCTCCAGAGACTGAGGCTCCAGCCTGGCTCAGAGACCCAGCACGGCAGGCAGGACCAGGCCCCCCACGGCCCCACCACAGCTGCCCAGGGCCagggggaggatggggggagACCTTGGGCTAACGCCATTGGCAATGGGGCTCTGGGACTGTCTCCGGCTGATGATGTCAGAGCAGctgagggaaaagggggatgTGAGAAGGCCAGGAAAAGTGAGATGTGGAGGTTGGACTCCAGGGAGGAGTTTGGGATACCTGTGAGGGACTGTAATTTTGGGGGATCCATtcggaaagggaaaggggaggaagggaggaagcaACCCACTGGCAGTCTCCCCAAGTTGGACAGGGGACAGATGGTGTCATCCCCTTCGGCTGCTCAGGGTGCCCCTGTCCTCGCCCCCTTACAGGATGCTGGCAGTGTAAGAGGTGACCCAGGGGGGTCAGTGGGGGCTCTGCCAACAGTGATGACCTTCACAGGAACTCAAACCGGGAACGAGGGCCACATTGACGCATCACCTCTCAGTAACTCATCTCTAAGCTCCAAGACCAAGGGTGCTCAGAACCATGACCGGTCGGTTCTAATGGCGTCAAACTCTGACTTTATTCCATTTGACATGGGGACTCAAATGGAGAGGTGGCGGACTTTGGGCTATGGGGGGTCGGAGGTTCCGGGACATGGAGATGTCATGAAGATTAAGTCACCTGGTCAAGGTGTAGCAGAAAACACCTCGTCAACTAAGTCGATGAAGAGATTGACACAGAGGATAAAGGAGAAATGGAGGGACAGGCAGGAGAGTTTAGGGAAGAAAAGGAAAGCGgaggatggagtgagagaagaaAGGAAAGATGCAAAACAAGTTAAA TTTCAGCTGTTAACCAGAGATGATAACGTCACTAAGATGTCCAATAAAGAAGGCTATACGACCACTCAGTCACTAATCAGAGAGGGCCAGGGGGAAGCCCCTCCCACTCTGTCAGAAGACAGCGGTACAGCGGGTCAGTTCAG ATCCCCAAGTTCCTTTGAGTTCGGCCTTGGGTCCTTTAGCTTGTTGGAGGAGATCCTCACAGGGCAGGAGTGGGCCAGGTTTCTAAATCCATCACAAGTAGACACCTTAGCCAATCAAACACCAGCTGAAGAGGTCACCAATCAATTAGAGACCAGCCAGAGACGGCCACAAGATCATGAGAGCGGCCGATCAACTATGACCTTGGACAGAGTCAGCCAATCAGGAAATGTGAACAGTCAGTGGGACTTCAGACAAAGTGAATTGGACCAAAGTTATGATAGAAGCGCTGATGTTTCTTCATCTGTCAATATGAATATCACAGAACAAAGCCCTGTccaagaacagaacagtaaaTGTGAACTCATCCAATCGGCACCAAAGGAATACGGTCATGTCCAATCACAAACCAGTTCTGATGAAGTGAGGCCAAATCATATACCTGTGTTAGAGTTCTCCTTCATTAAG CCAGTGGAGGTCTTGGGCAGCTCTGCCCTGAAGAGCAGGGTCCACATGAACAGAAAAAGAGAGCACCGGTcacaggagaggaaagaagagagagaatgtttaaaaggagaggggggagagagattaCAAGACAACTCAGTCCCATctgatgaggaagagagggaagagggggacaACTTCATGATGCCTGTCTATCCCCTGAAatcctccctttcccctctccctccatcctccccctcttcctcctccacctcacaTCCCCTTGTCACCCGAAGTATACTGCGACACTCAGTGTTTCAAGATTCAGAGTCCTCACTATCAATGGAAACAGTGACCAAAAAG agGCGGATGTCAAAATCTCGTCACGTGCGGTTCTCTGAGGAGGTAGTTACCATGCCGCCCAGCCTCCTGATCCAGCAGTATCCTGATTCAGAGGAGGATTGTGGAACAGAGGATGACTCCACGCTAGAGGAGAATGCAGTGATGGAGGAAGTTGTGCCGATGATGCCACAGCCCGCTGCTGCTCTCCCCGCCTGGATATTAGCTCTGAGGAGGAAGACAAGGAAGAAACACAGACACTGA
- the LOC139365982 gene encoding P2X purinoceptor 3a produces the protein MPKIWAFITDFFTYETTKSVVVKSRSVGIINRVVQLLIIIYFLCWVFYHEKAYQVRDSGIESSVMTKVKGFGYHNNRVMDVADYVAPTQGAAVFCIITKLIITENQFQGFCPESESKYKCDTDEECDKYLGSSTGNGIITGACVNSSKGRRCEMKGWCLAEDDKVHMQPMMEVENFTIFIKNSIRFPMFNVTRGNFPSSLNATYIRSCTYDPEHNLHCPIFKVGEVLRYTGQNFSTIAQTGGEIAINIEWQCNLDESEERCEPHYSFTRLDAVFQKNGIAKGYNFRFAKYYKNENGTEFRTLHKAYAIRFDILVTGLAGKFNTVPTLINVVAAFTSVGLGTVLCDIILLNFLKGADQYKAKKFEEVSESQIQILLSREGCSQLSIQPEEKISDDSGTVSLCLDQQL, from the exons ATGCCTAAGATATGGGCTTTTATTACGGATTTCTTCACCTACGAGACGACCAAGTCGGTGGTGGTGAAGAGCAGGTCTGTTGGAATCATCAACCGCGTCGTACAGCTACTCATCATCATCTACTTCCTATG TTGGGTCTTTTATCACGAAAAGGCGTACCAGGTGAGAGACTCGGGCATCGAGTCTTCGGTCATGACCAAGGTGAAGGGCTTCGGTTACCATAACAACCGTGTGATGGATGTGGCGGACTATGTCGCCCCTACACAG GGTGCCGCAGTGTTCTGCATCATCACCAAGCTCATCATCACAGAGAACCAGTTCCAAGGATTCTGCCCGGAG AGTGAAAGCAAGTACAAGTGTGACACGGATGAAGAGTGCGACAAGTATTTGGGGAGCTCCACTGGAAACG gaATAATAACTGGTGCCTGTGTGAACTCCTCTAAAGGACGACGCTGTGAGATGAAGGGTTGGTGCCTTGCAGAGGACGACAAAGTCCACAT GCAACCAATGATGGAAGTGGAAAACTTCACCATCTTCATCAAGAACAGTATCCGCTTCCCTATGTTCAACGTTACCAG agGGAACTTCCCATCATCCCTGAATGCGACTTATATCAGGAGCTGTACGTATGACCCGGAGCACAACCTCCACTGTCCCATCTTCAAGGTGGGAGAAGTGCTGCGCTACACAGGACAGAACTTCTCCACCATCGCTCAGACA GGTGGAGAGATTGCGATCAACATTGAATGGCAGTGTAATCTGGATGAGTCAGAAGAGAGATGTGAACCACACTACTCCTTTACGCGACTTGATGCTGTGTTTCAGAAGAATGGCATCGCTAAGGGATACAACTTCAG ATTTGCCAAATATTACAAAAATGAGAATGGGACGGAGTTCCGCACTCTCCACAAGGCCTACGCCATCCGCTTTGACATCCTGGTCACTGGCCTC GCAGGGAAGTTCAACACAGTTCCTACTCTGATCAACGTAGTGGCAGCCTTTACCTCCGTGGGATTG GGTACGGTCCTCTGTGACATCATTCTTCTGAACTTCCTGAAGGGGGCAGACCAATACAAAGCCAAGAAATTTGAGGAG GTCTCTGAGTCACAGATACAGATATTACTCTCTCGAGAAGGTTGCAGCCAGCTCTCAATCCAACCAGAGGAGAAGATTTCAGACGACTCGGGAACTGTCTCCCTCTGCCTGGACCAGCAGCTTTGA